The proteins below come from a single Streptomyces sp. B3I8 genomic window:
- a CDS encoding Cof-type HAD-IIB family hydrolase has translation MTSATRRPERPSSLVPPRLIATDLDGTLLRDDKSVSPRTVAALAAAEQAGIEVFFVTGRPARWMDVVSDHVHGHGLAICGNGAAVVDLHGGPGAHRFVKVRELARQNALDAVALVREAAPGTVYAVEQTYGFHQEPDYPKLHMERPDTLAPAEELLAEGAVAAAEPVLKILAHHPDMDPDAFLTLARLAVGDRATVTRSSPSALLEISGPGVSKASTLALCCAERGISHEEVIAFGDMPNDVEMLTWAGRSYAMGNAHPDVLAAASGRTVGNNEDGVAVVIERLLAEQP, from the coding sequence GTGACCTCAGCGACCCGGCGGCCAGAGCGCCCCTCCTCCCTCGTCCCGCCCAGGCTGATCGCCACCGATCTCGACGGCACCCTGTTGCGCGACGACAAGTCCGTCTCACCGCGCACGGTCGCCGCGCTGGCCGCCGCCGAGCAGGCCGGCATCGAGGTCTTCTTCGTCACCGGACGCCCGGCCCGCTGGATGGATGTCGTCAGCGACCACGTCCACGGCCACGGCCTGGCGATCTGCGGCAACGGCGCCGCCGTGGTCGACCTGCACGGCGGCCCCGGCGCCCACCGCTTCGTCAAGGTCCGCGAGCTGGCCAGGCAGAACGCCCTGGACGCCGTGGCGCTGGTGCGCGAGGCGGCGCCCGGCACGGTGTACGCCGTGGAACAGACGTACGGCTTCCACCAGGAGCCCGACTACCCGAAGCTGCACATGGAGCGGCCCGACACGCTGGCGCCCGCCGAGGAACTCCTCGCCGAGGGCGCGGTCGCCGCCGCCGAGCCCGTGCTGAAGATCCTGGCCCACCACCCGGACATGGACCCCGACGCGTTCCTCACCCTGGCCCGCCTCGCCGTCGGGGACCGCGCCACCGTGACCCGGTCCAGCCCCAGCGCCCTGCTGGAGATCAGCGGTCCCGGTGTCTCCAAGGCCAGCACGCTCGCGCTGTGCTGCGCCGAGCGCGGCATCTCCCACGAGGAGGTGATCGCCTTCGGCGACATGCCGAACGACGTCGAGATGCTGACCTGGGCGGGCCGCTCGTACGCGATGGGCAACGCCCACCCGGACGTCCTGGCCGCGGCGTCCGGCCGGACGGTCGGCAACAACGAGGACGGCGTGGCGGTCGTGATCGAGCGCCTCCTGGCCGAACAGCCCTGA
- a CDS encoding LLM class flavin-dependent oxidoreductase — MSVRLSTVILPVDRWQEGGGTKWRRAEELGLHAAYTYDHLSWRTFRDGPWFGALPTLTAAATATSRLRLGTLVTSPNFRHPVTLAKELISLDDISGGRVTLGIGAGGNGFDATALGQEAWTPRERADRFGEFVPLLDRLLTEGAVTHRGTHYSAVEARNLPGCVQRPRLPFAVAATGPRGLALAARYGQGWVTTGDPKLFEEGTPEQSLEAIRGQIGRLGRACAEVGRDVAGLDKVLLTGFTPDRGRPLESVDAFVDFAARHLEAGITEIVLHWPIADSDFAADQAVFEKIVTEAPAQLR, encoded by the coding sequence ATGAGCGTACGTCTGAGCACGGTGATCCTCCCCGTCGACCGTTGGCAGGAAGGGGGCGGTACCAAGTGGCGGCGGGCTGAGGAGCTCGGTCTCCATGCCGCCTACACCTACGACCACCTGTCCTGGCGCACCTTCCGGGACGGCCCCTGGTTCGGTGCCCTGCCCACGCTCACCGCCGCCGCGACGGCCACCTCGCGCCTCCGGCTGGGCACTCTGGTGACCTCGCCCAACTTCCGGCACCCGGTCACGCTCGCCAAGGAACTCATCTCGCTGGACGACATCTCGGGCGGCCGCGTCACGCTCGGGATCGGGGCCGGCGGCAACGGCTTCGACGCGACCGCGCTGGGGCAGGAGGCGTGGACGCCCAGGGAGCGGGCGGACCGGTTCGGGGAGTTCGTCCCGCTGCTCGACCGGCTGCTCACCGAGGGTGCCGTCACCCACCGCGGCACCCACTACTCCGCGGTCGAGGCCCGCAACCTCCCCGGCTGCGTCCAGCGGCCCCGGCTGCCGTTCGCGGTGGCGGCGACGGGGCCGCGCGGCCTGGCGCTGGCCGCGCGGTACGGGCAGGGGTGGGTGACCACAGGTGACCCGAAGCTGTTCGAGGAGGGCACGCCGGAGCAGTCGTTGGAGGCGATCCGGGGCCAGATCGGCAGGCTCGGCAGGGCCTGCGCGGAGGTCGGCCGGGACGTGGCGGGGCTCGACAAGGTGCTGCTCACCGGGTTCACGCCGGACCGCGGCCGGCCGCTGGAGAGCGTGGACGCCTTCGTGGACTTCGCCGCCCGCCACCTGGAGGCGGGCATCACCGAGATCGTGCTCCACTGGCCCATCGCCGACTCCGACTTCGCCGCGGACCAGGCCGTCTTCGAGAAGATCGTCACCGAGGCGCCCGCCCAGCTCCGTTGA
- a CDS encoding SDR family oxidoreductase, whose amino-acid sequence MAVAGARERRVRGGEVDLCVAELGDPDRPTVVLVHGYPDSKEVWSEVATRLADHHRFHVVLYDVRGHGGSTAPRPLRGGFTLEKLTDDFLAVADAVSPGRPVHLVGHDWGSVQGWEFVTVRRAAGRIASFTSISGPSLDHFGHWIERRLRRPTPRRTGQLLGQGLKSWYVCLLHTPVLPELAWRGPLGRHWPGILRRTEKIPTGDYPTASLPRDAAHGAWLYRDNVRPRLRHPRPDAYAHAPVQLVTPLEDAFLSERLYDDLEQWAPRLVRRTVRATHWVPRTRPGQVAAWIAEFATATGAGGRPAPVGRGPYAPRFAGRLVLITGAAAGIGRATALAFAEAGARVIAVDRNGEGAARTAELARRAGAPEARAEVVDVGDERAMERLAERVAASDGVVDVLVNNAGIGFAGSFLDTTAEDWRNVLDVNLWGVLHGCRLFGRQMAERAEGGHVVNVASAAAYLPSRALSAYGTSKAAVLMLSECLRAELSGRGIGVSAVCPGFVHTDITATARFAGVDAREERRRRERAGRLYGLRGYPPEKVAAAVLRAVAEDRAVVPVTPEARVGRLLSRIAPGVVRALARVEPRL is encoded by the coding sequence ATGGCGGTGGCGGGTGCGCGGGAGCGCCGGGTGCGCGGTGGCGAGGTGGACCTGTGCGTCGCCGAGCTGGGGGATCCGGACCGGCCGACGGTGGTCCTGGTGCACGGCTACCCGGACAGCAAGGAGGTGTGGTCCGAGGTGGCCACCCGCCTCGCCGACCACCACCGCTTCCACGTGGTGCTGTACGACGTCCGCGGCCACGGCGGCTCCACCGCCCCGCGCCCGCTGCGCGGCGGCTTCACCCTGGAGAAGCTGACGGACGACTTCCTCGCGGTCGCCGACGCGGTCAGCCCCGGCCGGCCGGTCCACCTGGTGGGGCACGACTGGGGTTCCGTGCAGGGCTGGGAGTTCGTGACCGTCCGGCGCGCCGCGGGCCGGATCGCCTCCTTCACCTCGATCTCCGGCCCCTCCCTCGACCACTTCGGGCACTGGATCGAGCGGCGCCTGCGGCGTCCCACCCCGCGCCGGACCGGCCAGCTCCTCGGCCAGGGCCTCAAGTCCTGGTACGTCTGTCTGCTGCACACCCCCGTGCTGCCCGAACTCGCCTGGCGCGGGCCCCTCGGCCGCCACTGGCCCGGCATCCTGCGACGCACCGAGAAGATCCCCACCGGCGACTACCCGACCGCCTCGCTCCCCCGGGACGCCGCCCATGGTGCCTGGCTCTACCGGGACAACGTCCGCCCCCGGCTGCGCCATCCGCGCCCCGACGCATACGCGCACGCACCCGTGCAGCTCGTGACGCCCCTGGAGGACGCCTTCCTCTCCGAGCGGCTCTACGACGACCTGGAGCAGTGGGCGCCGCGGCTGGTCCGCCGCACCGTCCGGGCCACGCACTGGGTGCCCCGCACCCGCCCCGGCCAGGTGGCCGCCTGGATCGCCGAGTTCGCCACCGCGACCGGGGCGGGCGGCCGACCGGCCCCGGTGGGCCGCGGCCCGTACGCCCCCCGCTTCGCCGGGCGGCTGGTGCTGATCACCGGGGCCGCCGCGGGGATCGGCCGCGCCACCGCGCTGGCGTTCGCCGAGGCCGGCGCCCGCGTGATCGCCGTCGACCGGAACGGGGAGGGCGCGGCCCGCACCGCCGAGCTGGCCCGCCGCGCCGGGGCGCCCGAGGCGCGGGCCGAGGTGGTGGACGTCGGTGACGAGCGGGCGATGGAGCGGCTCGCCGAACGCGTCGCCGCCAGCGACGGCGTGGTCGACGTACTGGTCAACAACGCCGGCATCGGCTTCGCCGGCTCCTTCCTCGACACCACGGCGGAGGACTGGAGGAACGTGCTGGACGTCAATCTGTGGGGCGTCCTGCACGGCTGCCGGCTCTTCGGACGGCAGATGGCCGAGCGCGCCGAGGGCGGCCACGTCGTCAACGTGGCGTCGGCCGCCGCCTACCTGCCCTCGCGGGCGCTGTCCGCCTACGGCACGTCCAAGGCCGCGGTGCTGATGCTCAGCGAGTGCCTGCGGGCCGAGCTGTCCGGCCGGGGGATCGGCGTGTCCGCCGTGTGCCCCGGGTTCGTGCACACGGACATCACCGCCACCGCGCGCTTCGCCGGGGTCGACGCCCGCGAGGAGCGCCGGCGCCGGGAGCGGGCCGGGCGGCTGTACGGGCTGCGGGGATATCCGCCGGAGAAGGTCGCCGCCGCGGTGCTGCGCGCGGTGGCGGAGGACCGGGCCGTCGTCCCGGTCACCCCGGAGGCGCGCGTCGGACGGCTCCTGTCCCGGATCGCTCCCGGGGTGGTGCGGGCGCTGGCCCGGGTGGAGCCGCGGCTGTGA
- the cydD gene encoding thiol reductant ABC exporter subunit CydD yields MKPIDPRLLRYARATRFFMLAVVALGVVGAALVIAQAMLIAEVVVGAFRHGDSLAALRSPLVLLAAVAVGRALVAWLTELAAHRASAAVKSELRGRLLARATALGPGWLGGQRTGSLVALATRGVDALDDYFSRYLPQLGLAVVVPGAVLLRVVTEDWVSAAIIVGTLPLIPLFMILIGWVTRAQTDRQWRLLSQLSGHFLDVVAGLPTLKVFGRAKAQAESIRRITGEYRQATMRTLRVAFLSSFVLELLATLSVALVAVTIGMRLVHGDMDLYVGLVILVLAPEAYLPLRQVGAQYHAAAEGLAAAEEIFDVLETPLPAAGTRRLPEGEIAFEGVTVRYPGRASDAVTGASFRIAPGETVALVGPSGAGKSTLLNVLLGFVRPDAGRVRVGGADLASADLDEWRSRLAWVPQHPHLYAGTIAENVRLARPDADGAAVRRALADAGALEFVDALPDGTDTVLGEDGAGLSAGQRQRIALARAFLADRPVLLLDEPTAALDGRTEAEVVEAVRRLAVGRTVLLVVHRPALLSVADRVVRLEPVPEAAVPGRTDDAAGTGRAPQTPDRAPESADGTVLGAPRASRGGVLARVRAMAQPLRGRLLLALLLGALALGSAVGLMATSGWLISRASQQPPVLYLMVAVTATRAFGIGRAVFRYTERLVSHDAVLRMLAATRVAVYRRLERLAPAGLRTTRRGDLLSRLVADVDVLQDYWLRWLLPVGAACVVSVGAVGFTAWLLPEAGAALAVGLLAAGAGVPLLTGAVARRAERRLAPARGELATRVTDLLTGTPELTVAGALPARIAGARRADGVLTRIASRSAAAAALGDGLTALITGLTVVATAVAGAQAVAAGRLHGVAMAVVVLTPLAAFEAVLGLPLAVRHRQRVRRGAARVYEILDAPEPVREPEHPRPAPASPFPLAVRGLTARHPGQRQPALTGLDLTLTPGRRIAVVGASGAGKSTLAQVLLRFLDTENGTYTLGGTDAAAFDGDDVRRLVGLCAQDAHLFDSSVRENLLLARRDATEEELRGALSGARLLDWVDGLPEGLDTFVGEHGARLSGGQRQRLALARALLADFPVLVLDEPAEHLDLPTADALTADLLAATEGRTTLLITHRLAGLDAVDEVIVLAEGRTVQRGSYAALAATDGPLREMLAREAESDLSGATAVAAA; encoded by the coding sequence CGACTCGCTCGCGGCGCTGCGGTCTCCGCTGGTCCTGCTCGCCGCCGTGGCCGTCGGTCGGGCACTCGTCGCCTGGCTCACCGAGCTGGCCGCGCACCGGGCGAGCGCGGCGGTGAAGTCGGAACTGCGCGGCCGGCTGCTGGCGCGGGCGACCGCACTGGGCCCCGGATGGCTCGGCGGCCAGCGCACCGGCTCCCTGGTCGCGCTGGCCACCCGTGGCGTCGACGCCCTCGACGACTACTTCTCGCGCTACCTGCCTCAGTTGGGGCTCGCGGTGGTGGTCCCCGGGGCGGTGCTGCTGCGGGTGGTGACCGAGGACTGGGTGTCGGCGGCGATCATCGTCGGCACGCTGCCGCTGATCCCCCTGTTCATGATCCTCATCGGCTGGGTGACCCGTGCCCAGACGGACCGTCAGTGGCGGCTGCTGTCCCAGCTGTCGGGGCACTTCCTCGACGTGGTCGCGGGACTGCCGACGCTCAAGGTGTTCGGCCGGGCCAAGGCACAGGCCGAATCCATCCGTCGGATCACCGGCGAGTACCGGCAGGCGACGATGCGGACGCTGCGGGTCGCCTTCCTGTCCTCGTTCGTGCTGGAGCTGCTCGCCACGCTCTCGGTCGCGCTCGTCGCGGTCACGATCGGCATGCGGCTGGTCCACGGCGACATGGACCTCTACGTCGGGCTGGTCATCCTCGTCCTCGCTCCCGAGGCGTATTTGCCGCTGCGGCAGGTGGGCGCCCAGTACCACGCGGCGGCCGAGGGCCTCGCGGCCGCCGAGGAGATCTTCGACGTACTGGAGACCCCCCTACCGGCCGCCGGCACACGGCGGCTGCCGGAGGGGGAGATCGCCTTCGAGGGAGTGACCGTCCGGTACCCGGGCCGCGCGTCCGACGCGGTGACCGGTGCCTCCTTCCGTATCGCGCCGGGCGAGACGGTCGCCCTCGTCGGTCCCAGCGGCGCCGGCAAGTCGACGCTGCTGAACGTGCTGCTCGGCTTCGTACGGCCCGACGCCGGGCGGGTGCGGGTCGGCGGGGCGGACCTGGCCTCGGCGGACCTGGACGAGTGGCGCTCCCGCCTCGCCTGGGTGCCGCAGCACCCGCACCTGTACGCGGGCACCATCGCCGAGAACGTACGCCTGGCCCGTCCCGACGCCGACGGGGCCGCCGTGCGCCGGGCGCTGGCGGACGCGGGGGCCCTGGAATTCGTCGACGCGCTGCCGGACGGCACGGACACCGTGCTCGGCGAGGACGGGGCCGGGCTCTCGGCCGGCCAGCGGCAGCGGATCGCGCTGGCCCGGGCCTTCCTCGCCGACCGGCCCGTCCTGCTGCTCGACGAGCCGACGGCCGCGCTGGACGGCAGGACCGAGGCGGAGGTCGTCGAGGCGGTGCGGCGGCTGGCGGTGGGCCGCACGGTGCTGCTGGTGGTGCACCGGCCGGCCCTGCTGTCGGTGGCCGACCGGGTGGTGCGGCTGGAGCCGGTGCCCGAAGCCGCCGTCCCCGGACGGACGGACGACGCGGCCGGAACCGGACGGGCCCCCCAAACGCCGGACCGGGCACCCGAAAGCGCCGACGGAACCGTTCTCGGCGCTCCCCGGGCATCCCGGGGCGGTGTCCTCGCCCGGGTGCGGGCGATGGCGCAGCCTCTGCGCGGGCGGTTGCTGCTCGCCCTGCTGCTCGGCGCCCTCGCGCTCGGCAGCGCCGTCGGCCTGATGGCGACCTCCGGATGGCTGATCTCCCGGGCCTCCCAGCAGCCTCCGGTGCTGTATCTGATGGTCGCGGTCACGGCCACCCGGGCCTTCGGCATCGGCCGGGCCGTCTTCCGGTACACCGAGCGGCTCGTCTCGCACGACGCGGTGCTGCGCATGCTGGCCGCCACCCGGGTCGCCGTCTACCGCCGGCTGGAGCGGCTGGCCCCCGCCGGGCTGCGCACCACCCGGCGCGGCGACCTGCTGAGCCGGCTGGTCGCGGACGTGGACGTGCTGCAGGACTACTGGCTGCGGTGGTTGCTGCCGGTGGGTGCCGCGTGCGTGGTGTCGGTCGGCGCGGTCGGGTTCACCGCGTGGCTGCTGCCGGAGGCGGGGGCCGCCCTCGCCGTCGGGCTGCTCGCGGCCGGAGCCGGTGTGCCGCTGCTCACCGGTGCCGTCGCCCGCCGGGCGGAGCGCCGGCTGGCGCCCGCACGCGGCGAACTGGCCACGCGTGTCACCGACCTGCTCACCGGCACGCCCGAACTCACGGTCGCCGGGGCACTGCCCGCCCGTATCGCCGGGGCCCGACGGGCCGACGGTGTTCTCACCCGGATCGCCTCCCGCTCGGCCGCCGCGGCCGCCCTCGGCGACGGGCTGACCGCGCTGATCACCGGCCTGACCGTGGTGGCCACCGCGGTCGCCGGCGCCCAGGCGGTCGCCGCCGGACGACTGCACGGCGTCGCCATGGCGGTGGTCGTCCTCACCCCGCTCGCCGCGTTCGAGGCGGTGCTCGGACTGCCGCTCGCCGTACGGCACCGGCAGCGGGTGCGGCGAGGTGCCGCGCGGGTGTACGAGATCCTCGACGCCCCCGAGCCCGTGCGCGAGCCGGAACACCCCCGGCCGGCGCCCGCCTCGCCGTTCCCGCTCGCCGTGCGGGGGCTCACCGCCCGCCACCCCGGGCAGCGGCAGCCGGCGCTCACCGGGCTCGACCTCACGCTGACGCCGGGCCGGCGCATCGCCGTGGTCGGTGCCTCCGGTGCCGGCAAGAGCACCCTCGCCCAGGTCCTGCTGCGTTTCCTGGACACGGAGAACGGCACCTACACGCTGGGCGGCACGGACGCCGCCGCGTTCGACGGCGACGACGTACGGCGGCTGGTGGGACTGTGCGCGCAGGACGCGCACCTCTTCGACAGCTCCGTGCGCGAGAACCTGCTGCTGGCGCGCCGGGACGCCACCGAGGAGGAGCTGCGCGGGGCACTCTCCGGGGCGCGGCTCCTGGACTGGGTGGACGGGCTGCCAGAAGGGCTGGACACCTTCGTCGGGGAGCACGGCGCCCGGCTCTCCGGCGGCCAGCGTCAGCGGCTGGCACTGGCGCGGGCCCTGCTGGCCGACTTCCCCGTCCTGGTCCTCGACGAGCCCGCGGAACACCTCGACCTGCCGACCGCCGACGCGCTCACGGCCGACCTGCTGGCCGCGACCGAGGGCCGTACGACGCTGCTCATCACCCACCGGTTGGCCGGTCTCGACGCGGTCGACGAGGTCATCGTGCTGGCCGAGGGCCGGACCGTGCAGCGCGGCTCGTACGCCGCACTGGCGGCGACGGACGGTCCCCTGCGGGAGATGCTGGCGCGGGAGGCGGAGAGCGATCTGTCCGGTGCGACGGCGGTCGCGGCGGCGTAG